AAGGAAGTTGCCTCAGATTTCAAAGCGGTCTTCAAGCTTGAAGATGGCAGCTACCGTTTAGAAGATGGTAAATGCGAGCTGGATAAATTTGTGAAGAAATGGGCAAAGAAGTACAGCAGTTTTGAGAATATTTTCCCTGAGCAGGAGAGGGATGATTATTTCACATATTTGAAATATCCGACTAAACTGCATCGTATGATGTACACCACCAATTGGATAGAGGCTCTTAACAGGATAATCAGGAGAACCGTTAAAATACGCTGCAGCTTTCCTACAGAAGAAAGTGCGTTGAATCTGATCTGCGCCCGTTTAATGGAGCACAGTGAGACGAAATTGATGAGGTATAAAGTTACGAGTCTGTTTGCATGCAAGGATGAACTTGATACAATGGCAAAAGAAAGGCGGAAAATTTCACCTCAGGGTACCCTGAGGTGAAATAAGGAGCTAAGCATAAATGCTGAAAAGATCCTTCAGACACACAATTTGGGACACTGCCTCTAATTTTATCTCACTGGCCATTATTAATATCTATGAGACCAAATTTTTTACAAAAAAAAGGCGAAGCTTAAGCTCCGCCCAAGAAGGTAATAATGAAAAAGGTTGTATTTGTTCAGGTTAGGTTTATCTGAAAGTAATTTTCTGCATTTTTAAAGCAGATATCCTGCACCATCCTTCCAAGAGAGTCGATATCTTCGGGGACAATACCGTTTTCTATATCGCTGCCGAGGATATTACAAAGAATCCTCCGGAAATACTCGTGCCGCGGATAGGAAAGAAAGCTTCGTGAATCTGTGAGCATTCCTATGAACCTGCTCAATAAGCCAAGGCTGGATAGTGCTTCAATCTGCCTTTCCATGCCGAATTTATTGTCCAAAAACCACCAAGCCGTACCGAACTGCATCTTGCCCGGGATGCTGCCGTCCTGAAAATTGCCTATCATTGATCCGATAAGCTCGTTGTCTCTTGGGTTCAGGTTGTAGATTATGGTTTTTGCCAAGCTGTCTTTGCTGTTTAATCTATCCAGGAATTTTGACAGCGGCTTAGCAATTTCTGCATCAAGAATTGAATCAAACCCCGTATCAGGGCCTAGGGCATTGAACATCTTCGAATTATTGTTCCGGAGCGCACCGAGATGAAGCTGCTGTGCCCAGCCTCTGGAATGATTCATCACTGCAAGTTCAAAAAGCATTGCGGATTTGAATTTGCTCACTTCGTCGAAAGAAAGCTCTTTCTTCGAGAGAATCTTTTGGAATATTGAATTGATTTCCGTTTCGCTGTAATCCTCTGCGCAAACCGTTTCCAAACCGTGGTCTGATATCCGGCAGCCGTTTTCATGGAAAAAGCTGTGGCGATTATTTAGAGCTTCGAGATATGCATCGAAATCTGTTATCTCGGTATCCGTTGTTTCGCTGAGCTTATCTATCCACTGAATCAGCTTGCCGGTATCCTCTGCTCCCATCGCCTTATCCGGCCGCCATGTTGGGAGAACTTTTATCTCAAACCCGTCCTCAGCAATTTTCTTGTGATGCTCCAAGCTGTCTGTTGGATCATCTGTAGTGCAGACAGCTTTAACATTCATCATCCGCATTAGATTGCGGGTGCTGTACTCACTGCTTCTCAGCATCTCGCTGGTTTTATCGTAAATCCTGTCTGCTGAGGCCGGAGAGAGAAGCTCATCAATCCCGAAATATCGCTTAAGCTCAAGATGGGTCCAATGGTGCAGCGGATTTTTGAGGGCGTATGGAATCGTTTCCGCCCATTTCTGGAATTTCTCGCGGTCTGAGGCGTTTCCAGTGGCAAATTTTTCATCTACTCCGTTAGTCCGCATTGCCCGCCATTTGTAATGATCGCCGGCGAGCCATGCCTGAGAAATATTTTCAAACTGAGCATCATCTGCAACCAGCTTCGGCGGCAGATGGCAGTGATAATCAAATAAAGGCAAATCCTTAGCGAATTCGTGATAAAGCCTTTGGGCGGTTTTAGTTTGCAGGAGGAAATTATCTGTTATAAAGTTGTCCATACCGCTTTTCCTTTCTGGGAGAATTTCCTAAACAATATAGCTTGAAGAAGCGGTTTCTCCGCCGCGTCCAGTCCAGTTGGTATGGAAAAATTCGCCACGAGGCTTATCGATTCTTTCGTATGTGTGAGCTCCGAAGTAATCTCTCTGTGCCTGAAGCATATTTGCGGGCAAGCGTTCGCTGCGGTAGCCGTCGTAAAATGCAAGCGCGCTGCTTATTGCAGGCACAGCAATACCCTTCTGAACGGCAGTTGTAACCACTCGCCTCCAAGCCTGCTGCCCGTTTTGAAC
This window of the Sedimentisphaera salicampi genome carries:
- the uxaC gene encoding glucuronate isomerase, yielding MDNFITDNFLLQTKTAQRLYHEFAKDLPLFDYHCHLPPKLVADDAQFENISQAWLAGDHYKWRAMRTNGVDEKFATGNASDREKFQKWAETIPYALKNPLHHWTHLELKRYFGIDELLSPASADRIYDKTSEMLRSSEYSTRNLMRMMNVKAVCTTDDPTDSLEHHKKIAEDGFEIKVLPTWRPDKAMGAEDTGKLIQWIDKLSETTDTEITDFDAYLEALNNRHSFFHENGCRISDHGLETVCAEDYSETEINSIFQKILSKKELSFDEVSKFKSAMLFELAVMNHSRGWAQQLHLGALRNNNSKMFNALGPDTGFDSILDAEIAKPLSKFLDRLNSKDSLAKTIIYNLNPRDNELIGSMIGNFQDGSIPGKMQFGTAWWFLDNKFGMERQIEALSSLGLLSRFIGMLTDSRSFLSYPRHEYFRRILCNILGSDIENGIVPEDIDSLGRMVQDICFKNAENYFQINLT